A portion of the Gadus macrocephalus chromosome 10, ASM3116895v1 genome contains these proteins:
- the gabrp gene encoding gamma-aminobutyric acid receptor subunit pi isoform X1 — MSVQPLTLVVLFLTVQSGCMFPGQHWGEWNDSQLHPTIQKLMKGYNKYLRPNFNEGPVEIGMSLDIASIDAISEINMDYTATIFLRQRWRDSRLVFPGNGNESVSVDGRLVSLLWIPDTFIPDSKRSFLHDVTVENRLIRIFSNGTVLYALRITATIACNMDLTKYPMDRQVCTLQLESWGYNLQDVVFYWTRGNDSVKGLDTLRLAQYSIESYYTSVSEAVYETGNYPKLVLHFALRRNVLFFILETYVPSTLLVVLSWVSFWISQSSVPARTCIGVTTVLTMTTLMMGARTSLPNANCFIKAIDVYLGICFTFIFGALLEYACAHFCTMQHQTLEELQQVSPKRRAGLPAAPRRPPSQKRVTKGGHSVRTGSKYLPISLAYVLANRLNGIFNSIKPKLNAWNCVVDSASIPLIISAPLSPCPSVGQDLLRDFRESNGNGSILPARCIQPQQPVELASCADEEDEREDGGRTRPPKAKSPDVASHQTGLKVRRSGGCVDGRCMSSVRQASRTVAHVFSVENPHNIDRHSRSVFPLAFLFVNVLYWLYYLCL; from the exons ATGTCTGTCCAGCCATTGACTCTAGTGGTCCTGTTTCTGACAGTACAAAG TGGGTGCATGTTTCCTGGGCAACACTGGGGAGAATGGAACGACTCCCAGCTCCATCCGACCATCCAGAAGCTGATGAAGGGATATAATAAATACCTCAGACCTAACTTTAATG AGGGGCCTGTGGAAATCGGAATGAGCCTGGACATCGCCAGCATAGATGCCATCTCTGAGATCAatatg GACTACACTGCCACCATCTTCCTGCGGCAGCGGTGGCGGGACAGCCGCCTGGTGTTCCCCGGGAACGGGAACGAGAGCGTGAGCGTCGACGGGCGGCTGGTGTCTCTGCTGTGGATCCCGGACACCTTCATCCCGGACTCCAAGCGCTCGTTCCTGCACGACGTCACTGTGGAGAACCGGCTGATCCGCATCTTCAGCAACGGCACCGTCCTCTACGCACTCCG CATCACAGCCACCATAGCCTGTAACATGGACCTGACCAAGTACCCCATGGACAGACAGGTGTGCACCCTGCAGCTGGAGAGCT GGGGATACAACCTGCAGGACGTCGTGTTCTACTGGACCCGGGGCAATGATTCGGTCAAAGGCCTGGACACGCTGAGGTTGGCCCAGTACAGCATAGAGAGCTACTATACTTCAGTATCTGAGGCTGTGTACGAGACAG GAAATTACCCCAAGCTGGTCCTGCACTTTGCTCTCCGTAGGAACGTCTTGTTCTTCATCCTGGAGACCTACGTTCCCTCCACCCTGCTGGTGGTTCTCTCCTGGGTATCCTTCTGGATCAGCCAGTCCTCGGTTCCGGCCAGGACCTGCATCG GCGTGACCACCGTCCTCACCATGACCACGCTGATGATGGGCGCTCGCACCTCTCTCCCCAACGCCAACTGCTTCATCAAGGCCATCGACGTGTACCTGGGCATCTGCTTCACCTTCATCTTCGGGGCCCTGCTGGAGTACGCCTGCGCCCACTTCTGCACCATGCAGCACCAGACCCTGGAGGAACTGCAACAGGTGAGTCCAAAGCGCAGAGCCGGGCTGCCTGCCGCTCCACGTCGCCCACCGTCCCAAAAACGAGTGACGAAAGGTGGTCATTCAGTACGAACTGGGAGTAAATATTTACCGATTTCCTTAGCTTATGTTTTAGCTAATCGCCTTAATGGAATATTTAATTCCATTAAGCCTAAGCTTAATGCTTGGAATTGCGTGGTTGACAGTGCTAGCATCCCACTTATTATCTcagcacctctctctccctgtccctctgtcgGTCAGGATCTCCTGAGAGACTTTAGAGAATCGAACGGAAACGGATCCATCCTCCCGGCCCGCTGCATCCAACCGCAACAGCCGGTGGAGCTCGCCTCATGCGCTGATGAGGAAGACGAGAGGGAGGACGGGGGGCGAACTCGCCCTCCTAAAGCAAAGAGCCCTGACGTCGCCTCCCACCAAACAGGGTTAAAGGTCAGGAGGTCAGGCGGTTGCGTGGATGGCCGCTGCATGTCGTCAGTGAGGCAGGCCTCGCGCACGGTGGCGCACGTCTTCAGCGTGGAGAACCCGCACAATATCGACCGCCACTCGCGCTCGGTTTTCCCCCTGGCTTTCCTGTTCGTCAACGTACTGTACTGGCTTTACTATCTCTGCCTCTGA
- the gabrp gene encoding gamma-aminobutyric acid receptor subunit pi isoform X2: MSVQPLTLVVLFLTVQSGCMFPGQHWGEWNDSQLHPTIQKLMKGYNKYLRPNFNEGPVEIGMSLDIASIDAISEINMDYTATIFLRQRWRDSRLVFPGNGNESVSVDGRLVSLLWIPDTFIPDSKRSFLHDVTVENRLIRIFSNGTVLYALRITATIACNMDLTKYPMDRQVCTLQLESWGYNLQDVVFYWTRGNDSVKGLDTLRLAQYSIESYYTSVSEAVYETGNYPKLVLHFALRRNVLFFILETYVPSTLLVVLSWVSFWISQSSVPARTCIGVTTVLTMTTLMMGARTSLPNANCFIKAIDVYLGICFTFIFGALLEYACAHFCTMQHQTLEELQQDLLRDFRESNGNGSILPARCIQPQQPVELASCADEEDEREDGGRTRPPKAKSPDVASHQTGLKVRRSGGCVDGRCMSSVRQASRTVAHVFSVENPHNIDRHSRSVFPLAFLFVNVLYWLYYLCL; the protein is encoded by the exons ATGTCTGTCCAGCCATTGACTCTAGTGGTCCTGTTTCTGACAGTACAAAG TGGGTGCATGTTTCCTGGGCAACACTGGGGAGAATGGAACGACTCCCAGCTCCATCCGACCATCCAGAAGCTGATGAAGGGATATAATAAATACCTCAGACCTAACTTTAATG AGGGGCCTGTGGAAATCGGAATGAGCCTGGACATCGCCAGCATAGATGCCATCTCTGAGATCAatatg GACTACACTGCCACCATCTTCCTGCGGCAGCGGTGGCGGGACAGCCGCCTGGTGTTCCCCGGGAACGGGAACGAGAGCGTGAGCGTCGACGGGCGGCTGGTGTCTCTGCTGTGGATCCCGGACACCTTCATCCCGGACTCCAAGCGCTCGTTCCTGCACGACGTCACTGTGGAGAACCGGCTGATCCGCATCTTCAGCAACGGCACCGTCCTCTACGCACTCCG CATCACAGCCACCATAGCCTGTAACATGGACCTGACCAAGTACCCCATGGACAGACAGGTGTGCACCCTGCAGCTGGAGAGCT GGGGATACAACCTGCAGGACGTCGTGTTCTACTGGACCCGGGGCAATGATTCGGTCAAAGGCCTGGACACGCTGAGGTTGGCCCAGTACAGCATAGAGAGCTACTATACTTCAGTATCTGAGGCTGTGTACGAGACAG GAAATTACCCCAAGCTGGTCCTGCACTTTGCTCTCCGTAGGAACGTCTTGTTCTTCATCCTGGAGACCTACGTTCCCTCCACCCTGCTGGTGGTTCTCTCCTGGGTATCCTTCTGGATCAGCCAGTCCTCGGTTCCGGCCAGGACCTGCATCG GCGTGACCACCGTCCTCACCATGACCACGCTGATGATGGGCGCTCGCACCTCTCTCCCCAACGCCAACTGCTTCATCAAGGCCATCGACGTGTACCTGGGCATCTGCTTCACCTTCATCTTCGGGGCCCTGCTGGAGTACGCCTGCGCCCACTTCTGCACCATGCAGCACCAGACCCTGGAGGAACTGCAACAG GATCTCCTGAGAGACTTTAGAGAATCGAACGGAAACGGATCCATCCTCCCGGCCCGCTGCATCCAACCGCAACAGCCGGTGGAGCTCGCCTCATGCGCTGATGAGGAAGACGAGAGGGAGGACGGGGGGCGAACTCGCCCTCCTAAAGCAAAGAGCCCTGACGTCGCCTCCCACCAAACAGGGTTAAAGGTCAGGAGGTCAGGCGGTTGCGTGGATGGCCGCTGCATGTCGTCAGTGAGGCAGGCCTCGCGCACGGTGGCGCACGTCTTCAGCGTGGAGAACCCGCACAATATCGACCGCCACTCGCGCTCGGTTTTCCCCCTGGCTTTCCTGTTCGTCAACGTACTGTACTGGCTTTACTATCTCTGCCTCTGA